atgaagaaagagagagagagaaaaatgacgGAAGTAAATACAAATTCCTCCTTGATGCAAAACGCGGCTGATATTGGGTATAAAACAGTCTGTgcgtgtacacgtgtgtgtctaTATAAAAGGTGGTGGatctttattattatcttaATTGCAACATTAAGGCTTCCTCTTTCCATATGTCTaatatgtatttttcaatgtttggACATACATATGTTAATAAGACATTTGCATAgaggttgtgcgtgtgtgtgagtgtgggtgcTGGAGATAGCGTATCAAGGTCAGCAAGCTTTTTCTCTGCTGTTCACCAAAGCGTATTATTACTCAGTGGACCCTGCACGTAGGAAGCGTGTGTGTTCACAGCTCTCGTCACGTAGTTTGCATCAGGGTTCCAACTTTTGCAAGTGCCAGTTCACTACGCCCTTGTTCCGCAGCGTACAATGAGTGCATGCAGTCTGTTCAGTGCTGCATGTGCCAACATAACCAAGAAGCTTCCAGAGCTTCATAAGTGGATGCAAAGAGTGAAAGAGATCAGCCCCGATGCAAAACATCCACAGTATATTATTTTACCAATATATGTGTTGTAAAGGTAAACGATTTTTGACTGGGGAACGAAAGGAAAGAGTCCCGCATTTGCTAAATGTTATGTAATTTCCAGGAAAAAAcagattatcttttttttatgttagaGTTCATATGCATTTGTGTGAAAAGGAAGACGGTCCCACATGAAAAAGTTGGTGTCTGTATCATTGTTTGTGTCCTTCAAATGCCTGACAGTGTCCCTTCTCCCCTGATAGTTTGTCATACGTCAATGAAGTACACAATGGCACATTGCATAGGCACAACAGGGTGGTTTTGACTAAAGGCTCCCTGTAACTCAACAAATTatgattttaatttttttttaaagggacagaaaacaatgaaatgaagcaACGATTGAAAAAGTGGTGAAAAAATGGAATCATAGAATAAAGGGCCCGTgagacaaaacgtgtacctctGGGGTTGTATTAAGGTCAAAGACATACGGGACAAAAGTCGGAGTGAAGAGGACATTTTAACAGGCAAAGTTATGGTGATAAAAGTGGTTATTGGGCCACATTAAGAGGTTTCTCCAAAATAtaggcaatttaaagtcacgTCTGAAAGCGCCAGATGGTATTAGTTTTCAACCTGCAGTAAAAGATTGAATCATTGCCTCAGATCATGTTAAATTATTGGAATGATAGAGTAAGGTATCAATGTTGTGATCACAAACCAAATAGTATAGGGACTTGACTTTTTTATGGGTAACTCATTTCTTCTGTTCACTCTGGTCTATGTTATTTGCTGAATACAAGCGTTTGGCAAATGGATTATTAGAGTACTTACGTGTTGGCCACAGCGCGTTTCCTTATTCTCCGGGTTGCGGAAAGCTGGTCATTAAAACACAACTCAACTGTCAAACTTGCTGTCGTACTTGCACAAAAAGATGCACCCAATGAAAAAATAATAGGAAACGTACCTTAACTTGAGAAAAATTTCAGAAAGTTCAGACATACTCGAGGTAATCGTTGCTCCGCTGTAGAACTAAAGTAGGAGGTGCTTCTCGGTAAAAAACTGGATTACTGGATACTACCAGACTTCAAACTTAGCAAAAATAGCAAAAATACAGCAGTATACAACACGCAGGGGACTAAAAGTAACGTCCAGTGTGAAATGTTGCTTTAGAAAACATGTCAAACGGAAAGAGGAAACTCGAACTGTCCGTGCGACAGTTCTCCACCGACAGAATGCGCACCAGTGCGTAATGGTTGCCGTCACCGGAGGGCGCGTACATCTTCTGTGAATTGCTTCCCATGAaacattattataattattttaagccgaatattgattaaaatgttttaagcAGTTGTATATTTACATCACATTTGCAGCTCAGTACTTATTCATGCAAATGTTCTCACGGTTGCTTTTAAAAGAAATTATCATCAAACAATACAAGATAGAGGAAGCCTGGGCATTAAATTAACAAGGACACGTGAATTTTTAGGTTTTGTTCATTAAACTTCATCCCTGAGAGACAATACATTTTTTCatgaacaaataataaataataatttataataccTTTATTCCCGTGTGTCAGAGGTTTACTTTGCTACATTAAATCATATCAGTGGCTTGAATTAGCGTTGTCCTATGGTGGAAATGTGGTCTGTATAAATGAAACATTCAGGGGAATAGTAGGCCTATCTCTAACGTTTGAAAAGTTGTAGCATTTTTCTCTACAACCCAAGAAAAACAAATTAGAAATGAAAGTTGGCATCTTtaaaaatatctatatattttttaaataatgccaTGAAAGTGAGTTTGTTGCCAAAACCCACATAACTCAATCTTTGGAAATGTACAATATCGGATTGTGAAAGACTATTCCTCACCTATTACAACTACTGGTCGATGTAATCATCGCGGCTTCTGACGTCACTATAGGCAATATAAGACGGTGCTGCGAAAAGGGTCGGCAGTCAGACTGCTCGCGTAAAACCGGCACCTCCACGGCGGAAAGGCGACAGAAGGAAATCAAAACGAGCTCCAACAAAGTCTGGAATATGAACAGATTTGCACTGGCCGTTTTCCTCTTGGCAATCGGTTTCCTTGTCGCCGAAGGAGGTAAGTGGATGAAACAGGTTGTCAGACAGAAGGTAGCACTGTTAAAAGTTTGGTTTCAAATGTCCTAGGTTTTTACCCGTTAACACAATTAACGTGCGTCTTTGGCGCAGAGACTTTTATATTACAGCGTAACAACTATTGTAGAGTTCGGAGATTTAATTACCTTTTTTGAGGGCTTCTCTAACAAAGTGAGCTGACCAACATTGTCTGTCACAGGTAACCCATGCTGCTCAGAGCCATGTCAGAACAGGGGCGTTTGCACAGCACTTGGAGCTGATAATTACGAGTGTGATTGCACACGCACGGGATTCCATGGACACAACTGCACAACGCGTAAGTATGGAATGGCGCACAATGAGGTGGATTCAATTATGTGGTTTCATTTGTTGTGGTCATTTATTAACTTTTCCTTCTTGTCTTGGACAGCTGAATTCCTCACATGGGTGAAAATATCCCTGAAGCCATCGCCCAACACTGTCCACTACATTCTCACCCACTTCAAGGGCTTCTGGAACATCGTCAACAACATCTCCTTCCTCAGGGACGCCATCATGAGATACGTGCTGACATGTAAGTGTCTCAAGCTGGCTCCCAAATGAgaatatgctttttttaaatgtgtttcaacTTGTTAACAGGCAGTTGAagctaataaatatatatttttttctgtcactcTAGCTCGATCCCACTTGATTGATAGTCCTCCGACCTACAATGCAGACTATGGTTACAAAAACTGGGAAGCATATTCAAACCTCTCCTACTATACGCGCACCCTCCCCCCTGTGCCGGAGGACTGCCCAACCCCGATGGGAGTAGTAGGTGAGTTTCACTGTCTGCCTTTGGAGAACCAGTTTTCTCAGATTCCTGAATACAGACCAACAGTAGTTGGGCCTCTTTACAGCACGAGCAGAGCTCATTTGGAAATGACCCCTTATATTGCATAGACTGAGTGGAAATGTGCAGAGAAACACTGAAACGTTGTTCttcataaaaatgaaatgaaatcattaCATTCCAATCATGTTAATCTTTAATCCAAGTTAAATTGGCTCGGTTCTGTGTTATAGTGCTGCATCTTTACCGTCACGTTGTTTCTCCAGGTAAAAAGGAGCTGCCCGACGCTAAACTACTGGCTGAGAAGCTTCTGATGAGAAGGCAGTTCATCCCGGATCCACAGGGCTCCAGCCTGATGTTTGCATTCTTCGCACAGCATTTCACCCACCAGTTCTTCAAATCTGATATGAAGAAAGGACCCGCTTTTACTGTCGCTAAAGGCCACGGGGTAAACGCAGCAGACTTCATGCCTTGACAGATTTTAGTCAGTTAGGAGAGACCAGAGATTtgtaaaatgaatcatttgtatttatggCGTGTTGTGTTTCCTTTCAGGTGGACCTCAGCCACGTCTATGGAGACTCCCTGGAAAGGCAACATAAGCTTAGACTCTTAAAGGATGGCAAGCTCAAATATCAGGTATGAGAGGAAAGGCAGATAGCCAGTCTGTACAGCCAAATGCTTCAGACCACAAGTTTCTAACAGTGGATTCCTCTCGTGCATAACTCTGTAGATCCTGGATGGAGAGGTGTACCCACCAACTGTGAAAGAGGTAGGCGCCGAAATGCTCTACCCTCCCCACGTTCCCGACTCTCACCGCTTCGCTGTGGGCCACGAGGCCTTCGGCCTGGTCCCCGGGCTGATGATGTACGCCACCATCTGGCTGAGGGAACACAACAGAGTGTGTGATGTGCTGAAGGAGGTTCACCCGGACTGGGACGACGAAAGGCTCTTCCAGACCTCACGGCTCATTCTGATTGGTGAGTTTGTGCTCTAATGTGACAGAGGAAATCGAAACAATAGCAAGAAAGGCTTCCGACAAACCTGTGATAGTGTTACTGTAGTTAGAGTGTTACTTCTAATCAGCTATGATATGAGGAAGTAGTACCTTAGTTTCCTTGATCATTAACCAGCGCCTCGGGTTGTACACAATGGAGAAATTCAGCTTTTCCCCTTAAGCAGAAAGAGGATATGTTTGGTTTTTCCTGTCAGGAATTCACTGAATGTTCACCATTACTCCTAACCAGAACGATTTGAAGATCCCGACATAAAAGACATAAAAAAGACACAGCATGAATAATTATTTTGTAGAAAAGTCTTATACAGATACAGCTTCTTTTTCATTGTAGTATTCAGAAACCTTTGGACAGTGAATATTACCTAACGTTTATTCTCATTGTATTTGCTTTCAAGTTTCCTCATAGGAAACATCTATAATATTATGGGGAATGTCATCTTTTGTCCTGCAGGAGAGACCATCAAGATTGTGATTGAGGATTACGTGCAGCACCTGAGCGGCTATAACTTCAAGCTCAAGTTTGATCCCGAGCTGCTTTTCAACCAGCGCTTCCAGTACCAGAACCGCATTGCATCAGAGTTCAACACCTTGTACCACTGGCACCCGCTGATGCCTGACAGCTTCCACATTGAGGAGAAGGATTACAGCTACAAAGAATtcgtcttcaacacctccctagTTCCCGAGCACGGCATCGGCAACCTCGTGGAGTCGTTCACCAAACAGATCGCTGGCCGGGTAAGAACTGTCAGAGCAATATTTACATTCAGCTTGTAACAACCTTGCGTGTTTTCAGGCTGATTTAATGACTCCATTCATTCCTTTAGGTTGCCGGTGGCCGAAATGTTCCAGGACCCATCATGTACGTGGCCATTAAGTCCAttgaaaacagcagaaaaatgcGCTACCAGTCTCTGAACGCCTACAGGAAACGCTTCTCCATGAAGCCCTACAGCTCCTTTGAAGACATTACAGGTGAGACAATGTCACAAAACCTATTGTGTCCTTAGCAATGACATTAATGATTAGTTAGGAGAGTATTTTGAAAGGAAATATAACCGTAGGTCAAGTATTGCTTCATTACCATTGTCATGAAGTGATTTAATGAGTTGGTTGTGAGCTTGAACAACACAGATTTTAGCCATAAATCCCTTATATTAAAGAAATGATGGTACTTAGTTTTAGCAGCTGTGAAAGTTTGGAATTTACTTCCATGACTCTGAGAACCAGATGTTCACTTGGTCTTGAGACAACATAAGCAGATTGTCATCACAAACAGCGCCCCATAAACAGACGAGAGAGGCCCTCTGCTTCCTTTTAAAAGGAAGGGAGGATGACCAACTTAGTTAGATGCATCTGGAAAATTATCAGGCTTTGTGTGCTTGTAAGAAAGAAAAgcccacacacacttctctaATATCCGGGCTGGAGTTGAATCAATCAAAACATTGCGCTGATATTTAGACTAGCAGCAAGCTCCGCCGCTACCGAGCGAGTGACAGGAGCCAGACAACTAAAACgatgtccttgtttgtgttgctcaggagagaaagagatggccGCAATTCTGGAGGAGTTCTATGGACACGTTGACGCTGTGGAGCTCTACCCGGGTCTGTTGGTGGAGAAGCCCAGGACAGATGCAATCTTCGGGGAGACCATGGTGGAGATGGGGGCCCCTTTCTCCCTCAAGGGCTTAATGGGAAACCCCATCTGCTCCCCGGAGTACTGGAAGCCGAGCACCTTCGGAGGCAGCGTGGGCTTCAACATCGTCAACTCTGCCTCCCTGCAGAGGCTGGTGTGCAGCAACGTCCAGGGGCCCTGTCCCACGGCGGCTTTTAATGTACCCGATGTTAAAGACACGGGGTCGAGGATCATCAACTCA
This Gasterosteus aculeatus chromosome 8, fGasAcu3.hap1.1, whole genome shotgun sequence DNA region includes the following protein-coding sequences:
- the ptgs2b gene encoding prostaglandin G/H synthase 2, which encodes MNRFALAVFLLAIGFLVAEGGNPCCSEPCQNRGVCTALGADNYECDCTRTGFHGHNCTTPEFLTWVKISLKPSPNTVHYILTHFKGFWNIVNNISFLRDAIMRYVLTSRSHLIDSPPTYNADYGYKNWEAYSNLSYYTRTLPPVPEDCPTPMGVVGKKELPDAKLLAEKLLMRRQFIPDPQGSSLMFAFFAQHFTHQFFKSDMKKGPAFTVAKGHGVDLSHVYGDSLERQHKLRLLKDGKLKYQILDGEVYPPTVKEVGAEMLYPPHVPDSHRFAVGHEAFGLVPGLMMYATIWLREHNRVCDVLKEVHPDWDDERLFQTSRLILIGETIKIVIEDYVQHLSGYNFKLKFDPELLFNQRFQYQNRIASEFNTLYHWHPLMPDSFHIEEKDYSYKEFVFNTSLVPEHGIGNLVESFTKQIAGRVAGGRNVPGPIMYVAIKSIENSRKMRYQSLNAYRKRFSMKPYSSFEDITGEKEMAAILEEFYGHVDAVELYPGLLVEKPRTDAIFGETMVEMGAPFSLKGLMGNPICSPEYWKPSTFGGSVGFNIVNSASLQRLVCSNVQGPCPTAAFNVPDVKDTGSRIINSSNSHSRGSDINPTVILKERNSEL